A window of the Oryza brachyantha chromosome 5, ObraRS2, whole genome shotgun sequence genome harbors these coding sequences:
- the LOC102721648 gene encoding protein REVEILLE 3-like, translating to MAAMAAPVAGKKARKPYTITRPRERWSGEEHDRFLHALMLFGRDWKRIEGFVATKTAIQIRSHAQKHFLKARKFGLAGGLPPPLHPRRATPPACYAYSPEDSFRPLIQSNDDDCSFIETTNCIGSTESRSSDEAILLPVSPDDLGFAQVYKFVGDVFGSGEPRPVEAHLRRLHGMDPAISETILLVLRNLAANLCA from the exons atggcggcaatggcggcgccggtggcgggGAAGAAGGCGAGGAAGCCGTACACGATCACGAGGCCGCGGGAGAGGTGGTCCGGCGAGGAGCACGACCGCTTTCTCCACGCCCTGATGCT GTTCGGCCGTGACTGGAAGAGGATCGAAGGGTTCGTCGCCACCAAGACGGCCATCCAG ATACGCAGCCATGCCCAGAAGCACTTCTTGAAGGCCCGCAAGttcggcctcgccggcggcctcccgccgccgcttcaccctcgccgcgccacgccgccggcgtgctATGCCTACTCACCTGAAGATTCTTTCCGGCCATTGATTCAAAGCA atgatgatgattgctCATTCATCGAGACGACTAACTGCATCGGATCAACTGAATCAAGGTCATCGGATGAAGCAATTCTGCTCCCAGTTTCTCCTG ATGATCTGGGATTCGCTCAGGTGTACAAGTTCGTCGGCGACGTGTTCGGCTCCGGCGAGCCGCGGCCGGTGGAGGCGCACCTGCGGAGGCTGCACGGCATGGATCCTGCCATCTCGGAGACG ATTCTGCTGGTGCTCAGGAATCTCGCAGCTAATCTATGTGCTTAA
- the LOC102702657 gene encoding arginine--tRNA ligase, cytoplasmic-like isoform X1: protein MRALAAAAAAAATTAAAAPSSSPARFRLRLVVTPRASLGHCRASSSARSPRRACYATTMGDETSTSVDTQSHEPAGVGAGSVKQQLSKLVTASLQTTVPEVEVEPMVEVCTGKFGDYQCNNAMGLWSRIKGSGTSFKNPNAIGQAIAKNLPPSDIIESTSVAGPGFVNIALSNSWVAKRIQDMLVNGIKTWAPILPVKRAVLDFSSPNIAKEMHVGHLRSTIIGDTLACMFEFSNVEVLRRNHVGDWGTQFGMLIQYLFEKFPNWEEIGSQAIGDLQTFYKASKNRFDGDPEFKDRAQQAVVRLQGGEERYRAAWNKICEISRNEFDLVYKRLNVKLEEKGESFYNPYIPQVLEELNNKGLINESEGAKVIFIEGHQIPLIVVKRDGGFNYASTDLTALWYRLNVEKAEWIIYVTDVGQQQHFDMFFSAARMAGWLPDAKEKKFPKTNHVGFGLVLGSDGKRFRTRSTEVVRLIELLDEAKSRSKSELLQRLTENGKIVDWTEEELENTSEAVGYGAVKYADLKNNRLTNYTFSFEQMLSDKGNTAVYLQYAHARICSIIRKSNKDVEELKMSGSISLDHPDERVLGLYLIRFAEVVEEACTNLLPNVLCEYLYNLSEMFTRFYTNCQVVGSPEETSRLLLCQATAVVMRQCFELLGITPVYKL, encoded by the exons ATGCGAgctctcgcggcggcggcggcggcagcggcgaccactgcagcggcggcgccttcttcctcccccGCGCGCTTCCGTCTCCGCCTCGTCGTCACCCCGCGCGCCTCG TTAGGTCACTGTAGAGCATCTTCCTCCGCAAGGTCACCGAGGAGAGCCTGTTACGCGACCACCATGGGGGACGAGACCTCCACCTCCGTCGACACGCAGTCGCATGAACCTGCAGGAGTG GGAGCTGGGAGTGTCAAGCAACAGCTCTCCAAGTTGGTTACTGCATCACTCCAGACTACGGTCCCCGAAGTGGAAGTAGAGCCTATGGTTGAAGTTTGTACAGGAAAGTTTGGTGATTACCAGTG CAACAATGCAATGGGATTATGGTCAAGAATTAAAGGATCTGGGACAAGTTTCAAGAATCCCAATGCAATTGGACAG GCCATTGCCAAGAACCTGCCTCCATCTGACATTATTGAATCCACATCTGTTGCTGGACCTGGTTTTGTGAATATTGCCTTGTCCAACAGCTGGGTTGCAAAG AGAATACAAGATATGCTTGTGAATGGTATCAAAACATGGGCACCAATCCTGCCAGTTAAGAGGGCGGTGCTTGATTTTTCATCCCCTAATATTGCGAAGGAAATGCATGTCGGGCATTTAAGATCAACAATCATTGGAGACACCCTTGCCTGCATGTTTGAATTCTCCAATGTTGAAGTTCTCCGCCGTAATCATGTTGGGGACTGGGGCACACAG TTTGGAATGCTCATACAATATCTATTCGAAAAATTCCCAAACTGGGAGGAAATAGGTAGCCAGGCTATTGGTGACCTTCAG ACTTTCTATAAAGCGTCCAAGAACAGATTTGATGGTGATCCGGAATTTAAAGATAGAGCTCAACAAGCAGTTGTTAGACTACAG GGAGGGGAAGAGAGATATCGTGCTGCTTGGAACAAGATTTGTGAAATCAGCAGGAATGAATTTGACTTGGTGTACAAGCGCTTAAATGTAAAGCTCGAAGAAAAG GGAGAGAGCTTTTATAATCCCTATATCCCGCAAGTCTTGGAGGAATTGAATAACAAAGGATTAATAAACGAAAGTGAGGGTGCTAAAGTAATATTCATAGAAGGTCATCAAATCCCTTTGATAGTCGTCAAAAGAGATGGTGGCTTTAACTATGCCTCGACAGACTTAACTGCTCTATG GTATCGGCTTAATGTTGAGAAGGCAGAATGGATAATATATGTAACAGATGttgggcagcagcagcactttGACATGTTCTTTAGT GCTGCCAGAATGGCTGGCTGGCTTCCagatgcaaaagaaaagaagtttCCGAAAACAAATCATGTTGGGTTTGGCCTTGTTCTTGGATCAGATGGCAAGCGTTTCCGAACTCGTAGTACTGAAGTTGTTCGATTGATAGAGCTACTTGATGAGGCTAAATCTCGTAGCAAATCAGAACTTCTCCAGCGACTCACAGAAAATG GTAAAATTGTTGACTGGACTGAGGAGGAACTAGAAAATACTTCAGAAGCAGTAGGATATGGTGCTGTCAA GTACGCAGATCTGAAGAACAATCGTCTTACCAATTACACATTTAGCTTTGAACAAATGCTGAGTGATAAG GGAAACACTGCTGTCTACCTTCAGTATGCCCATGCTCGCATTTGTTCTATAATCAGGAAATCCAACAAGGATGTGGAAGAGCTAAAAATG AGTGGTTCCATTTCTCTTGATCATCCAGATGAACGCGTCTTGGGACTGTATCTGATCCGATTTGCAGAG GTTGTGGAAGAGGCGTGTACCAACCTACTTCCAAATGTCCTGTGTGAATACCTGTACAACCTTTCTGAAATGTTCACAAGATTTTACACCAACTGCCAG GTTGTTGGATCGCCGGAGGAGACGAGCCGACTGCTGCTCTGTCAAGCGACGGCGGTCGTGATGCGACAATGCTTTGAGCTGCTCGGGATCACACCAGTTTACAAGCTTTAA
- the LOC102702657 gene encoding arginine--tRNA ligase, cytoplasmic-like isoform X2, with product MGDETSTSVDTQSHEPAGVGAGSVKQQLSKLVTASLQTTVPEVEVEPMVEVCTGKFGDYQCNNAMGLWSRIKGSGTSFKNPNAIGQAIAKNLPPSDIIESTSVAGPGFVNIALSNSWVAKRIQDMLVNGIKTWAPILPVKRAVLDFSSPNIAKEMHVGHLRSTIIGDTLACMFEFSNVEVLRRNHVGDWGTQFGMLIQYLFEKFPNWEEIGSQAIGDLQTFYKASKNRFDGDPEFKDRAQQAVVRLQGGEERYRAAWNKICEISRNEFDLVYKRLNVKLEEKGESFYNPYIPQVLEELNNKGLINESEGAKVIFIEGHQIPLIVVKRDGGFNYASTDLTALWYRLNVEKAEWIIYVTDVGQQQHFDMFFSAARMAGWLPDAKEKKFPKTNHVGFGLVLGSDGKRFRTRSTEVVRLIELLDEAKSRSKSELLQRLTENGKIVDWTEEELENTSEAVGYGAVKYADLKNNRLTNYTFSFEQMLSDKGNTAVYLQYAHARICSIIRKSNKDVEELKMSGSISLDHPDERVLGLYLIRFAEVVEEACTNLLPNVLCEYLYNLSEMFTRFYTNCQVVGSPEETSRLLLCQATAVVMRQCFELLGITPVYKL from the exons ATGGGGGACGAGACCTCCACCTCCGTCGACACGCAGTCGCATGAACCTGCAGGAGTG GGAGCTGGGAGTGTCAAGCAACAGCTCTCCAAGTTGGTTACTGCATCACTCCAGACTACGGTCCCCGAAGTGGAAGTAGAGCCTATGGTTGAAGTTTGTACAGGAAAGTTTGGTGATTACCAGTG CAACAATGCAATGGGATTATGGTCAAGAATTAAAGGATCTGGGACAAGTTTCAAGAATCCCAATGCAATTGGACAG GCCATTGCCAAGAACCTGCCTCCATCTGACATTATTGAATCCACATCTGTTGCTGGACCTGGTTTTGTGAATATTGCCTTGTCCAACAGCTGGGTTGCAAAG AGAATACAAGATATGCTTGTGAATGGTATCAAAACATGGGCACCAATCCTGCCAGTTAAGAGGGCGGTGCTTGATTTTTCATCCCCTAATATTGCGAAGGAAATGCATGTCGGGCATTTAAGATCAACAATCATTGGAGACACCCTTGCCTGCATGTTTGAATTCTCCAATGTTGAAGTTCTCCGCCGTAATCATGTTGGGGACTGGGGCACACAG TTTGGAATGCTCATACAATATCTATTCGAAAAATTCCCAAACTGGGAGGAAATAGGTAGCCAGGCTATTGGTGACCTTCAG ACTTTCTATAAAGCGTCCAAGAACAGATTTGATGGTGATCCGGAATTTAAAGATAGAGCTCAACAAGCAGTTGTTAGACTACAG GGAGGGGAAGAGAGATATCGTGCTGCTTGGAACAAGATTTGTGAAATCAGCAGGAATGAATTTGACTTGGTGTACAAGCGCTTAAATGTAAAGCTCGAAGAAAAG GGAGAGAGCTTTTATAATCCCTATATCCCGCAAGTCTTGGAGGAATTGAATAACAAAGGATTAATAAACGAAAGTGAGGGTGCTAAAGTAATATTCATAGAAGGTCATCAAATCCCTTTGATAGTCGTCAAAAGAGATGGTGGCTTTAACTATGCCTCGACAGACTTAACTGCTCTATG GTATCGGCTTAATGTTGAGAAGGCAGAATGGATAATATATGTAACAGATGttgggcagcagcagcactttGACATGTTCTTTAGT GCTGCCAGAATGGCTGGCTGGCTTCCagatgcaaaagaaaagaagtttCCGAAAACAAATCATGTTGGGTTTGGCCTTGTTCTTGGATCAGATGGCAAGCGTTTCCGAACTCGTAGTACTGAAGTTGTTCGATTGATAGAGCTACTTGATGAGGCTAAATCTCGTAGCAAATCAGAACTTCTCCAGCGACTCACAGAAAATG GTAAAATTGTTGACTGGACTGAGGAGGAACTAGAAAATACTTCAGAAGCAGTAGGATATGGTGCTGTCAA GTACGCAGATCTGAAGAACAATCGTCTTACCAATTACACATTTAGCTTTGAACAAATGCTGAGTGATAAG GGAAACACTGCTGTCTACCTTCAGTATGCCCATGCTCGCATTTGTTCTATAATCAGGAAATCCAACAAGGATGTGGAAGAGCTAAAAATG AGTGGTTCCATTTCTCTTGATCATCCAGATGAACGCGTCTTGGGACTGTATCTGATCCGATTTGCAGAG GTTGTGGAAGAGGCGTGTACCAACCTACTTCCAAATGTCCTGTGTGAATACCTGTACAACCTTTCTGAAATGTTCACAAGATTTTACACCAACTGCCAG GTTGTTGGATCGCCGGAGGAGACGAGCCGACTGCTGCTCTGTCAAGCGACGGCGGTCGTGATGCGACAATGCTTTGAGCTGCTCGGGATCACACCAGTTTACAAGCTTTAA
- the LOC102702938 gene encoding PHD finger protein ALFIN-LIKE 1, with protein sequence MDASYRRGGGGGGGGGSAPRSVEEIFKDFRARRSAILRALTHDVEDFYAQCDPEKENLCLYGYANEAWEVALPAEEVPTELPEPALGINFARDGMNRRDWLALVAVHSDSWLVSVAFYYAARLNRNDRKRLFGMMNDLATVYEVVSGSRQSKERDRSGMDNSSSRNKMSSKHTSEVARVENNVREADEGYDEDDGDHAETLCGTCGGIYSADEFWIGCDICERWYHGKCVKITPVKAESIKQYKCPNCSTNKRPRQ encoded by the exons ATGGACGCATCCTAccgccgcggaggaggcggcggcggcggcggcggttccgCCCCGCGCTCCGTCGAGGAAATCTTCAAGGACTtccgcgcccgccgctccgccaTCCTCCGCGCCCTCACCCACG ACGTCGAGGATTTCTACGCGCAGTGCGATCCAG AGAAGGAGAATCTGTGCCTGTACGGGTACGCGAACGAGGCGTGGGAGGTGGCGctgccggcggaggaggtgccCACCGAGCTGCCGGAGCCGGCGCTCGGGATCAACTTCGCGCGCGACGGGATGAACCGCCGCGACTGgctcgcgctcgtcgccgtccactCGGACTCGTGGCTCGTCTCCGTCGCCTTCTACTACGCCGCGCGCCTCAACCGCAACGACCG GAAACGTCTGTTTGGCATGATGAATGATTTGGCAACTGTTTACGAAGTCGTATCCGGTTCAAGACAATCTAAGGAGAGGGATAGATCCGGCAtggacaacagcagcagcagaaacaAAATGTCATCGAAG CATACAAGCGAGGTGGCGCGTGTCGAAAATAATGTCAGGGAGGCGGACGAAGGCTACGACGAAGACGACGGTGACCACGCCGAGACATTATGCGGGACGTGCGGCGGGATATACAGCGCCGACGAGTTCTGGATCGGGTGCGATATCTGCGAGAGGTGGTACCACGGCAAGTGCGTCAAGATCACTCCGGTGAAGGCGGAAAGCATAAAGCAGTACAAGTGCCCGAACTGCAGCACCAACAAGAGACCTAGACAGTAG
- the LOC102721930 gene encoding fasciclin-like arabinogalactan protein 11, giving the protein MYALAKNSESKKKKKMVSMAASSVLVVVMLVLSVEAPVANGQAAAPAPAPAAPKTITAVLTKAGQFTKFLQLLSSTQAGEQINNQIKGKASSGGLTVFAPPDNAFTALPTGTLNKLSDQQKTSLVQFHVVSQLLPMAQFDTVSNPLRTQAGETAAGKYPLNVTAEGSRVNISTGVVNATVDNTLYSGDRLVVYQVDKVLLPWALYGPPVPAPAPSPADKAKKKAGPVAVADAPTGDAAAAGTTTTTTASEAAARGTARRGLLGVAVAVAVAWCGM; this is encoded by the coding sequence ATGTATGCACTAGCCAAGAACAGCgagagcaagaagaagaagaagatggtgtCCATGGCGGCGTCGAGCGTCCTCGTGGTGGTGATGTTGGTGCTGTCGGTGGAGGCTCCGGTGGCGAACGGGcaggcggccgcgccggcgccggcgccggcggcgccgaagaCGATCACGGCGGTCCTGACCAAGGCCGGGCAGTTCACCAAGTTCCTGCAGCTGCTGAGCTCGACGCAGGCCGGGGAGCAGATCAACAACCAGATCAAGGGGAAGGCCTCCTCCGGCGGGCTCACCGTGTTCGCGCCGCCGGACAACGCGTTCACGGCGCTGCCCACCGGGACGCTCAACAAGCTCTCCGACCAGCAGAAGACGTCGCTGGTGCAGTTCCACGTCGTGTCCCAGCTGCTCCCCATGGCGCAGTTCGACACGGTGAGCAACCCGCTCCGGACGCAGGCCGGCGAGACCGCCGCCGGCAAGTACCCGCTCAACGTCACGGCGGAGGGCTCCAGGGTGAACATCTCCACCGGCGTCGTCAACGCCACCGTCGACAACACGCTCTACTCCGGCGACAGGCTCGTCGTCTACCAGGTCGACAAGGTGCTCCTGCCGTGGGCGCTCTACGGCCCGCCGGTGCCCGCGCCGGCTCCGTCGCCGGCCGACAAGGCCAAGAAGAAGGCCGGCCCCGTCGCGGTGGCGGACGCACCGACGGGAGACGCAGCCGCCGCGGGGACGACGACCACCACGACGGcgtcggaggcggcggcgcgggggacggcgcggcgcggcttGCTCGGcgtggccgtcgccgtggcggTCGCGTGGTGTGGCATGTGA
- the LOC102703213 gene encoding E3 ubiquitin-protein ligase MBR2-like isoform X1 — translation MAGHQYNNSKMSRMDHMDRLNNEPPPFGQKYMHPRSDPANGAGSSGCVGTTMRSNDLPSSSYAGQAYGQQNRAPVHASYSGHAPAGSSSGSYAPYNTQHMPALNYPHGLEDNFIPSSHVDGRRVALKRRNPINRPTDGFGAGNYYAGSSSNPQFSHPMPPNPIPPPETCVRMHSHVGSSHWNDHFYVNHEGSQRNVRGRHDHSSVHFEQNPATACPSSNISVPPYHPNANGPFRSTPVQRDRAPLTVHPRILPPGTDGSSSIAFRERPHYPAPQSTNISAPVPTLPSSCDSAPFAHGGYVPRSAHCNNLRTYPPPAFVPSNSGVVSNYPPEPALPSYPPAAPSYPPAISAASSSVQPFHAEAAASLRHPRHVSVGPSGSAWSRRMRDSYHGFHHMMIEDNNLGRSTAERFMMLDQLVIHESREAFDPHWDMRLDIDDMSYEELLALEERIGNVNTGLADEKISGCVMEIACCSNSHLQDQDTERCVICLEEYKHEDSLGRLKCGHGFHSNCIKKWLQLKNTCPVCKAAAADDFS, via the exons ATGGCTGGACATCAGTATAACAATTCCAAGATGTCCCGCATGGATCATATGGACAGGCTAAACAATGAACCTCCACCTTTTG gtcaaaaatatatgcatcCTAGGAGTGATCCAGCTAATGGAGCTGGATCATCTGGTTGTGTGGGTACAACAATGAGATCAAATGATCTTCCATCTTCAAGTTATGCTGGCCAAGCTTATGGTCAGCAGAATAGAGCTCCGGTGCATGCTTCATATTCTGGCCATGCGCCTGCTGGAAGCTCTAGTGGCAGCTATGCACCATACAATACTCAACATATGCCTGCTTTAAACTATCCACATGGACTCGAGGATAATTTCATTCCAAGTTCTCATGTGGATGGCAGAAGGGTTGCTTTGAAGAGAAGAAATCCCATCAATCGTCCTACAGATGGATTTGGTGCTGGAAACTATTATGCTGGCAGCTCTTCCAATCCTCAGTTCTCTCATCCCATGCCTCCAAATCCTATTCCACCACCTGAGACCTGTGTTCGAATGCACTCACACGTAGGTTCGAGCCACTGGAATGATCATTTCTATGTTAATCATGAAGGATCTCAGAGGAATGTAAGAGGGCGACATGATCATAGCTCTGTCCATTTCGAACAAAATCCAGCTACAGCTTGCCCATCAAGCAACATTAGTGTGCCACCCTACCATCCAAATGCAAATGGTCCTTTTCGAAGCACACCAGTACAGCGTGACAGAGCTCCTTTAACTGTGCATCCAAGGATTCTTCCTCCAG GGACTGATGGAAGTAGTAGCATAGCATTCCGAGAGAGGCCACACTATCCTGCTCCGCAGAGCACCAACATAAGTGCACCTGTGCCAACACTTCCTAGTTCTTGTGACAGTGCACCATTTGCTCATGGTGGGTATGTTCCTAGATCAGCTCATTGTAACAACTTACGCACTTACCCCCCACCAGCTTTTGTGCCTTCCAACTCTGGGGTAGTCTCTAACTATCCACCTGAGCCAGCTCTTCCTAGTTATCCACCTGCTGCCCCTAGCTATCCGCCTGCAATTTCTGCAGCATCATCGAGTGTCCAGCCATTTCATGCTGAAGCTGCTGCATCTTTGAGGCATCCGAGGCATGTATCTGTGGGGCCCAGTGGTAGTGCATGGAGTAGAAGGATGAGAGATTCATATCATGGTTTTCATCATATGATGATTGAGGACAACAATTTGGGAAGATCAACCGCTGAG CGGTTTATGATGTTGGATCAGTTAGTTATCCATGAATCAAGAGAGGCATTCGATCCTCATTGGGACATGAGACTGGACATTGATGACATGAGCTACGAG GAGCTTCTGGCTTTGGAAGAGCGCATAGGAAATGTGAACACTGGCCTCGCTGATGAAAAAATTTCAGGCTGTGTGATGGAGATAGCCTGCTGCAGCAACAGTCATTTGCAGGATCAGGACACTGAAAGATGCGTAATCTGCCTG GAGGAATATAAGCACGAGGACTCCCTTGGGAGGTTGAAATGCGGCCACGGGTTTCACTCCAACTGCATCAAGAAGTGGCTGCAGCTGAAGAACACCTGCCCAGTTTGCAAAGCAGCTGCCGCAGATGACTTCAGCTGA
- the LOC102703213 gene encoding probable E3 ubiquitin-protein ligase HIP1 isoform X2 yields MAGHQYNNSKMSRMDHMDRLNNEPPPFGQKYMHPRSDPANGAGSSGCVGTTMRSNDLPSSSYAGQAYGQQNRAPVHASYSGHAPAGSSSGSYAPYNTQHMPALNYPHGLEDNFIPSSHVDGRRVALKRRNPINRPTDGFGAGNYYAGSSSNPQFSHPMPPNPIPPPETCVRMHSHVGSSHWNDHFYVNHEGSQRNVRGRHDHSSVHFEQNPATACPSSNISVPPYHPNANGPFRSTPVQRDRAPLTVHPRILPPGTDGSSSIAFRERPHYPAPQSTNISAPVPTLPSSCDSAPFAHGGYVPRSAHCNNLRTYPPPAFVPSNSGVVSNYPPEPALPSYPPAAPSYPPAISAASSSVQPFHAEAAASLRHPRHVSVGPSGSAWSRRMRDSYHGFHHMMIEDNNLGRSTAELVIHESREAFDPHWDMRLDIDDMSYEELLALEERIGNVNTGLADEKISGCVMEIACCSNSHLQDQDTERCVICLEEYKHEDSLGRLKCGHGFHSNCIKKWLQLKNTCPVCKAAAADDFS; encoded by the exons ATGGCTGGACATCAGTATAACAATTCCAAGATGTCCCGCATGGATCATATGGACAGGCTAAACAATGAACCTCCACCTTTTG gtcaaaaatatatgcatcCTAGGAGTGATCCAGCTAATGGAGCTGGATCATCTGGTTGTGTGGGTACAACAATGAGATCAAATGATCTTCCATCTTCAAGTTATGCTGGCCAAGCTTATGGTCAGCAGAATAGAGCTCCGGTGCATGCTTCATATTCTGGCCATGCGCCTGCTGGAAGCTCTAGTGGCAGCTATGCACCATACAATACTCAACATATGCCTGCTTTAAACTATCCACATGGACTCGAGGATAATTTCATTCCAAGTTCTCATGTGGATGGCAGAAGGGTTGCTTTGAAGAGAAGAAATCCCATCAATCGTCCTACAGATGGATTTGGTGCTGGAAACTATTATGCTGGCAGCTCTTCCAATCCTCAGTTCTCTCATCCCATGCCTCCAAATCCTATTCCACCACCTGAGACCTGTGTTCGAATGCACTCACACGTAGGTTCGAGCCACTGGAATGATCATTTCTATGTTAATCATGAAGGATCTCAGAGGAATGTAAGAGGGCGACATGATCATAGCTCTGTCCATTTCGAACAAAATCCAGCTACAGCTTGCCCATCAAGCAACATTAGTGTGCCACCCTACCATCCAAATGCAAATGGTCCTTTTCGAAGCACACCAGTACAGCGTGACAGAGCTCCTTTAACTGTGCATCCAAGGATTCTTCCTCCAG GGACTGATGGAAGTAGTAGCATAGCATTCCGAGAGAGGCCACACTATCCTGCTCCGCAGAGCACCAACATAAGTGCACCTGTGCCAACACTTCCTAGTTCTTGTGACAGTGCACCATTTGCTCATGGTGGGTATGTTCCTAGATCAGCTCATTGTAACAACTTACGCACTTACCCCCCACCAGCTTTTGTGCCTTCCAACTCTGGGGTAGTCTCTAACTATCCACCTGAGCCAGCTCTTCCTAGTTATCCACCTGCTGCCCCTAGCTATCCGCCTGCAATTTCTGCAGCATCATCGAGTGTCCAGCCATTTCATGCTGAAGCTGCTGCATCTTTGAGGCATCCGAGGCATGTATCTGTGGGGCCCAGTGGTAGTGCATGGAGTAGAAGGATGAGAGATTCATATCATGGTTTTCATCATATGATGATTGAGGACAACAATTTGGGAAGATCAACCGCTGAG TTAGTTATCCATGAATCAAGAGAGGCATTCGATCCTCATTGGGACATGAGACTGGACATTGATGACATGAGCTACGAG GAGCTTCTGGCTTTGGAAGAGCGCATAGGAAATGTGAACACTGGCCTCGCTGATGAAAAAATTTCAGGCTGTGTGATGGAGATAGCCTGCTGCAGCAACAGTCATTTGCAGGATCAGGACACTGAAAGATGCGTAATCTGCCTG GAGGAATATAAGCACGAGGACTCCCTTGGGAGGTTGAAATGCGGCCACGGGTTTCACTCCAACTGCATCAAGAAGTGGCTGCAGCTGAAGAACACCTGCCCAGTTTGCAAAGCAGCTGCCGCAGATGACTTCAGCTGA
- the LOC102722216 gene encoding acyl-coenzyme A oxidase 4, peroxisomal-like, whose translation MGSLPGGGGGGKVGLPALDVALAFPQATPASLFPPAVSDYYQFDDLLTDEEKALRKKVRSIMEREIAPIMTEYWEKAEFPFHAIPKLAALGLAGGTTKGFGCPGLSLTASAISIAEVARVDASCSTFILVHSSLAMSTIALCGSEAQKQKYLPSLAQFRTVGCWALTEPDYGSDASSLRTAATKVPGGWHLDGQKRWIGNSTFADVLIILARNSDTNQLNGFIVKKGAPGLKCTKIENKIGLRMVQNGDIVMNKVFVPEEDRLTGINSFQDINKVLAMSRIMVAWQPIGISMGVFDMCHRYLKERKQFGAPLAAFQLNQEKLVRMLGNIQAMLLVGWRLCKLYESGKMTPGHASLGKAWTSRKAREVVSLGRELLGGNGILADFLVAKAFCDLEPIFSYEGTYDINSLVTGREITGIASFKPATSTKSRL comes from the exons ATGGGGAGCTTGCcag gaggcggcggcggcggcaaggtggGGTTGCCGGCGTTGGACGTGGCGCTCGCGTTCCCGCAGGCTACGCCGGCATCCCTCTTCCCTCCCGCCG TATCGGATTACTACCAGTTTGATGATTTGCTTACCGATGAAGAGAAGGCACTTAGGAAGAAGGTCCGCAGCATTAtggagagagaaattgcacCCATTATGACTGAG TACTGGGAGAAAGCAGAATTTCCCTTCCATGCCATTCCCAAGCTTGCAGCTCTTGGCTTAGCTGGAGGGACAACAAAG GGATTTGGTTGCCCAGGACTCTCACTTACAGCTAGTGCTATTTCTATTGCAGAAGTTGCACGGGTGGATGCAAGCTGCTCCACATTTATTTTAGTGCATTCCTCTTTGGCAATGAGCACAATTG CACTTTGTGGATCAGAGGCTCAAAAGCAGAAGTATTTACCATCACTGGCACAGTTTAGAACAGTTGGTTGCTGG GCATTGACAGAGCCGGATTATGGAAGCGACGCAAGTTCATTGAGGACTGCAGCGACCAAG GTGCCTGGCGGTTGGCATTTGGATGGCCAAAAACGCTGGATAGGCAACAGCACTTTTGCAGATGTGCTCATCATCTTGGCTAGGAATTCAGATACAAACCAACTAAATGG ATTTATTGTCAAGAAAGGAGCTCCTGGTTTGAAATGTacaaaaattgaaaacaaaattggACTCAGAATGGTTCAGAATGGTGACATTGTTATGAATAAAGTATTTGTCCCTGAGGAAGATAGATTAACTGGAATCAATTCATTTCAGGACATAAACAAG GTCCTTGCTATGTCACGCATTATGGTGGCATGGCAGCCAATTGGGATATCAATGGGGGTCTTCGACATGTGTCATCG GTATTTGAAAGAAAGGAAGCAATTTGGAGCTCCGCTTGCAGCTTTTCAGCTCAACCAAGAAAAGCTTGTTCGGATGCTAGGCAACATCCAAGCCATGCTTCTTGTTGGTTGGCGCCTGTGCAAGCTGTATGAATCAGGCAAAATGACGCCAGGCCATGCTAGTTTAGGCAAG GCATGGACATCCAGGAAGGCTAGGGAGGTGGTTTCTCTTGGCCGGGAGCTACTGGGCGGCAACGGAATTTTGGCTGATTTTCTGGTAGCAAAG GCGTTCTGTGATCTTGAGCCAATCTTCTCGTACGAAGGCACATATGACATCAACAGTCTGGTGACCGGAAGAGAAATCACCGGGATCGCGAGCTTCAAACCTGCTACATCAACAAAATCCCGcctttaa